TCCTTGATGAGGTGCAGACCGGGATGGGCCGCACTGGCAAGATGTGGGCATGTGAGCACGAGGACGTGGCACCGGACGTCCTCACTTCGTCCAAGGGGCTGGGTGGCGGGATCGCGCCGGTAGGGGCTTTCATCGCCCGCCCGCACCTGTGGGGGGCGATGACGAAGCATCCCTACATGCACACCACCACGTTCGGCAACCGCCTGGGATGGGCCGCGTCCGCGGCCACGATACGGGTCATCCAGGAGGAAGGGCTGCTGCCTCGCGCAACGGCGATAGGGAATCGCCTGATGGCCGGGCTCCGCCAGGCGGCCGCGACCGTTCCCGGGATGACCACGGATGTCCGGGGTCGCGGTTGTCTGGTCGGCGCGGAGTTCGCCGACCCCGACGTGGCCTTCCTGGTGCTTGCCGGAATGGTGCAGCGACAGGTGCTGGCCTTCCACGGGATCAACCGGCCCGAGGTCATCAGGTTTGCTCCGCCGCTGATCGCGACCGATGCCCAGGTGGATCGCGCGGTGGAGGCATTCGGCGATGCCCTGAAGGAGGCGCGGGCGCTGCTCTCCGAGATCGAAGCCGCTCCCGGTGCGCAGTAGGCCAGCGCCCGCGCCGGCAGCGCGCGAAGTGTTGTGAGATGGTTTCGGATATGCTAGTGTCACACTACGCCACACGAAGTCTAAGGAGGGAATGCCATCGTGAGGTTCCTCCCGGGTCGTGCAATCGCACTGGCCGTCATCCTGGCCCTTGTTCTCCTTCCCATGATCCCCAGCGCGGCTCAGCAGCCGCGGCGTGGCGGTGCCCTGCGGATCGCGCACATCGGTGAGCCGCCGACACTGGATCAGCACTGGACCACCGCGGCGATCACCGGCCACATCATGTACCACGTCAACGAGGGCCTGTTCGCGGTCAACAAGAAGTTCGAGCCCAAGCCGGTGCTCGTGGACAAGTGGACGCTGGCCCCAGACCGGCTAACGTACACGTTCACCCTGCGGCGGGGAGTGAAGTTCCACAACGGCAAGGAGATGACAAGCGAGGACGTCAAGGCATCGCTTGAGCGCTGGGGCCGGATCGCAACGCGGGGCCGATCGCTGTTTGCGAACGTGGTCTCGGTCACCAACCCCGATCCCCTGACCGTGGTGATGAAGCTGCGGGAGCCGTACGCGCTGCTGGCACTGGATCTGGGCTGGGTCGGGCAGTCCGCGGTCATCTTCCCCAAAGAGGTGATCGACGAGGCCGGCACAGGCATGGTCAAGCGGTTCATCAGCACCGGCCCGTACAGGTTCGTTGAGCACCTCCCTGACCGTCACATCCGGCTCGATCGGTTTGAGGGCTACGCGGCTCGCACCGAGGAGCCGGACGGGGCAACCGGGCGCAAGCACGCCTACTTCGACTCCATCTACATCATCCCCGTGCCTGACGCGGCGGTGCGGATCGCCGGCGTGAAGAGGGGCGAGTACCACTTCGCCGAGACGATCCCGCCCGACGAGTACGACCGCCTGCGGACCGATCCCGACCTGGTGCCCTACATCACCGAGACGGCGAGCTGGCTCACCGCGGTCTTCAACAACAGGTCGCCCCTGATGGGGAACCGGAAGATCCGCCAGGCCTTCCAGGCCGTGCTGGATCAGGAGGCCGTCATGCGGGCGGCCTACGGCAACCCGCGCTTCTGGCGCATAGACCCCGGGCTGATGCCCAAGGAACACTACCTGTGGACCGACGCCGGCAAGGAGTTCGTGAACCAGAAGAACACCGAGCGCGCCAGGCAGTTGCTGGCCGAGGCCGGCTACAAGGGCGAGCCCATCCGTTGGGTCACCACCATGGAGTACGTGGCCTACGGAACCGCGGCACAGGTGGTCAAGCCGATGCTCGAGCGGGCGGGGTTCGTGGTGGACCTCCAGGTTGTGGACTGGGCCACGCTGGTGGCGCGCCGCGCGAGGCCCGAGCTTTGGGACGTGTTCAGCACGGCGTTCAGCTTCGTCGCCGATCCGGTGCTGCTGCTGTCGCTGCAGCCCACGTGGCCGGGCTGGTACGACAACCGCGACATGAACGCGATGATGACCCTGATGCGGCGGCACTCCGACCCCAAGGTGCGCCACGAACTCTGGAAGCGGATGCAGAAGCTCTGGTACGAGGATGCGGGCACGATCAAGTTCGGCGACTACTTCGTGCTGCACCTCTTCAGGAAGGAACTCAAGGGCTACGTCAACATCCCCACCCATGTGTGGTGGAATTCGTGGCTTGAGACGCGGTAGTTTGGTGCCGGGTTCGGTGGTGGAGGGGGGACTCGCCCCCTCCACCGGGTACGGCCCGGCCGCGCGGATCTCGCAGAGGACTCCGACCCAACGATGACCGGATACATAGTTCGCCGGCTGATCGCGCTGCTGCCGGTCCTCATGATAGTGGCGACGGTAGGGTTCTTCCTCATCTACCTGACGCCCGGCGACCCGGCCTCGGTCATGTTGGGCCCCGATGCCACCACCGAGGACGTGGCGAACCTCAAGCATCATATGGGCCTGGACCGGCCTCTCCTCATTCAGCTCCTGCGGTGGTACGGCCGCACCCTGCAGGGCGACCTGGGCTACTCGATCTTCCTGCAGCGCCCGGTGCTTCAAGCGATATTCGAGCGGATCGAGCCCACCGTGATGCTGACGCTGATGTCCCTCACAGTGGCCGTCTTGATTGGGATCCCGGCCGGCGTCGTCGCGGCGGTGCGGCGCAACACCTGGGTAGACCAGGCCGCGATGGGCGTCGCGCTCTTTGGGGTATCGGTGCCCACCTTCTGGATGGGCCTCAACCTGATCCTGCTCTTTTCTGTCTACCTGGGGCTGTTCCCGGTGGCGGGCTACGTGCCGCTCGACCAATCGCTCGCTGGCGCCTTTAGGTCGCTGGTGTTGCCCGCCTTCACCCTGGGCTTCAGCGCCTCGGCGCTGATCGCACGCATGACGCGTTCGAGCATGCTGGAGGTCCTCGGACAGGACTACATCCGGACGGCCCGATCCAAGGGGAATCGGGAACGGATTGTGATCTATCACCACGCGCTCCGCAATGCGATGATCCCCACACTGACCGTGGTCGGCCTGGCGTTGGGCGGCCTGCTCGCCGGTGCCATCGTGACCGAGACGGTCTTCGCCCTGCCCGGCGTGGGCCGTCTGGTCATCTCGTCGGTAATGCGGCGCGACTACCCCGTCGTACAGGGGGTCCTGATCTTCGTGGCCTCGAGCTACGTGATGGTGAACCTGTTGATTGACGTGCTCTACGTTTACCTCGATCCGCGGATCAAATACGCGTGAGGTTTCCATGAGCGAAGTGGTCGCCTCCATCAATGACTATTCGGCCCTGTCCCGGCCTCCGGCTGGCACGTGGACCGTTGTCTTCCGCGCCCTGCGACGGAGCAGGTCTACGCTCATCGGCGGGTGCGTCGTGCTGGCGGTTCTGGTGGTCGCAGTGATGGCCCCGGTTTTTGCGCCTTACGATCCCCAGGAGATCGAGGTGCCCCGGCGACTGCAGGGCCCCAGCAGCGCGCATTTCTTTGGCACCGACAACATGGGACGCGACATCTTGAGCCGGGTGATCTACGGGGCGCGAATATCGCTGGTGGTTGGCATATTCGTTGTGTTTTGCGCCGCGGGGGCTGGGATCATGCTCGGCCTGACCGCGGGGTACTCCGACCGGCTTGACCGGTTCCTTATGAGAATCATGGACGGCCTGATGGCGTTTCCCTCAACCCTGCTGGCCATCGCGCTGATGGCCGCGCTGGGTGCCCGGCTCTCCAATATCATCATCGCGCTGGCGGTGGTCTATACTCCCAACGTAGCGCGTGTTGTGCGGAGCGTGACACTCGTGGTCCGTGAGCTAGACTATGTGCAGGCGGCCCAGGCCATGGGCGCAAGCGATGCACGCATCCTCTCCCGCCATATTCTTCCCAACTGCTTGCCGCCCGTGATCGTCCAGGGCACTTTCATCTTTGCGCAATCGGTACTGGCCGAGGCGGCCCTGAGCTTCCTGGGAGTAGGTCTGCCCCCGTACATTCCAAGCTGGGGAACGGTCATAACCACCGGCCGGATGTTCATGCAGACCGCGCCCTGGATCACGATCTTCCCCGGGGTGGCGATCCTCGTCACGGTGCTGGGACTGAACCTGTTGGGCGACGGCCTGCGGGACCTGGCGGACCCCCGGCTGCGCGGCGGGCTCGGCTAGATCCACACAGGACGCCTATGGAGATGTCAACCGAGCGCGGCACCGGCGGGATGGCCGTTGCCCGCCGCTTTCTTCGGTTCTTCCAGGACCGCGGCCACACGGTGGTCGCCAGCGCCTCGCTCGTGCCTGCGGGCGACCCCACGCTGCTGTTCACCAATGCCGGGATGGTGCAGTTCAAGGACGTCTTCCTGGGGCTGGAGCAGCGGTCGTACGTGCGGGCGGCTTCGATACAGCGCTGTCTCCGCGTCAGCGGCAAGCACAACGACCTGGAGCAGGTTGGACCGAGCCCGCGCCACCACACGCTGTTCTTCATGGCAGGCAACTTCAGCTTCGGCGACTACTTCAAGCGCGAGGCGATCGCCTACGCCTGGGAGTTCATCACGCAGGAGATAGGCGTCGCGCCCGACCGTCTGATCGCCACGGTGCTGGACGATGACGACGAGGCCTTCGCGCACTGGAGAGCCGTCGGTGTGCCCGAGGATCGGATCATGCGCATGGGGGAGAAGACCAACTTCTGGTCCATGGGCGAGATCGGCCCGTGCGGCCCCACCGCGGAGCTGCACTACGACTGGGGTCCGCAGCGCTGTACCTGCGGCCGTTCGGACTGCAGTGTGGCCCTGGACAACGATTGCCAGCGGTGGCTGGAGATCTGGAACCTCGTATTCATGCAGTACAACCAGGCGCCGGACGGCACGCGCACGCTCCTGCCCAGGCCGGGCGTGGACACAGGATTGGGCATCGAGCGCATCGCCGCCGTGGCGCAGCAGGCGGCCACGAACTACGACACCGACCTGTTCGCGCCGATCGTGGAGCGCGTGCAGGGCCTGCTTGGGCACACCGACGTCCAGCGACAGCAGGCCGTGGTCGCGTACAGGGTGATCGCCGACCACGTCAGGGCAGGAACGTTCTTGGTCGCAGACGGAGTGATGCCAGGCAACGAGGGCCGCGCCTATGTGCTGCGCATGATCCTGCGCCGTGCCATACGGTTCGGTCGCCGCATCGGTTTCGAGGGACCGTTCGTAGGCGAGGTCGCCGATGTCGTGATCGAGCAGATGGCGCCGGACTACCCTGAGCTGGTCACGCGGCACGAGTTCATTCTCAAGATCCTCGGGGCCGAGGAGGCCCGCTTCGCACAGACTCTCTCGGCGGGCCTGGAGCGGGTGGCCGAGGTCGTGGAGGCGACGCAGGCGCGGGGCGGGCGCGTGATCTCCGGCCCGGACGCGTTCCGGCTGTACGACACCTACGGATTCCCTATTGAGATGACGCGAGACCTGGCAGGCGAGGCAGGCCTTGGCATTGACGAGGAGGGCTTCCGGCAGGAGATGGAGGAACAGCGCCGCAGGAGTCGCGAGGGCGCAGGGGGACCGCCGGGAAGGGGCGCGGCGGGCGTGGAGGCCGCCGCCCTGGATGACCTCCCGGCCACCACGTTCGTCGGCTATGCTCGCTATGACTCGCCGGCAACGGTGCTGGCGGTGTTCCGAGACGGGATGCGCGTTGATGAAGCCGGCACCGGGTACGAGGTCGTCCTCGTGCTGGACCGCACACCGTTCTACGCCGAGGCCGGGGGCCAGGTGGGCGATTCGGGCATCGTGACCGCGCGGGGGCTGCGTGTTGAGGTAGGCGATGCGTGCCGCCTGAATTCTATGATCACCGGCCACGCCGGGCGTGTGATCTCGGGCCGCGTCCGTGAAGGGATGCGTGTGCGGGCCGGCGTTGAGAGGGAGAGGCGGGACGCCATAAGACGCAACCACACCGCGACCCACCTGCTGCACCAGGCGCTCCAGGAGGTGTTGGGCGAGCACGCGCAGCAGGCGGGCTCGCTGGTGGCGCCCGACCGCCTCCGGTTCGATTTCACCCACGCGGTGGCCCTTACGCCACAGGAGCGCGCTCGGGTGGAGCGCCGCGTGAACGAGATGGTGATGAAGGCCAGACCCGTGCGCGCGGCCGCCATGACGCTCGACCGCGCGCGTGACCTGGGGTCAAAGGCCCTCTTCGGTGAGAAGTACGGCGAGGTCGTCCGCGTGGTGTCGGTAGAAGGGTACAGCCGCGAGCTCTGCGGCGGAACCCACCTGACCAACACCGGGGAAGTGGGGTTGTTCACCATCATTTCCGAGAGCGGTGTGGCCGCGGGCATCCGCCGGATTGAGGCCGTGACCGGGTGGCGCGCCTACGAGCGCGCGCTGGGCAACGAGCAACTCCTGGCGGAGATAGGCACATCGCTGCGTGCCGCGCCCTCAGAGGTGCTCGAGCGCGTGCACCGTCTGAGCGATCAGGTGCGCGCCCTTGAGCGCATCGAGAGACAGCGCCAGGCAGGCGAAATCGGCGAGACTCACCATGATGAGGCCGACGTTGGTGGCTTGCGGGTGGTCACCGCCCGCCTGGAAGACGGTGCCGCCCACGACTCCCTGCGCGCTGCGGGCGATCGTCTGCGTCACCGTCTGGGCAGCGGGGTCTACGTGCTGGCCAGCGCCTCGGGCGATCGGGCCAATCTCGTCGTGATGGTTACCCCGGACCTCACCGGGCGCGGTGTGCGCGCCGACGCCCTTGTTCGAGCGATTGCTGCCCGCATGGGAGGCACCGGAGGCGGGAAGGCGGAGCTGGCACAGGCGGCCGGCCGCGACGTGGAGCGGCTCGACGAGGCCCTGGCGTCCGCCGCCGCCGAGGTGAGGCGCCTGGGTGCGACATCCTGAGGGGCCGCGGGTTCTGGCAATAGACCCGGGCGAGCGACGGCTCGGGATCGCGATCAGCGATCCCATGGGGCGTATCGCCCTGCCCCTCGAAGTCCGCGGGCGCAAGGGGTGGTCAGGCGACCTGGCCTACGTACGAAAGCTGGTTGAGACGTACGGGGTCGCGGAAGTGGTTGTGGGAAGACCCCTGACCGCGAGTGGGACCGTGGGTTCCCAGGCGGAATCGGCCGCCCGTTTCGCCCTGCGCCTGCGCGCGGCGCTTCGGATACCGGTTGTTGAGGTGGACGAGCGCTTCTCGACCGCGGGCGCGGACAGGGCAATGCGCGAGGGGGGCGCCGGCGGCCGCGAGCGGCGCAGGAAGCGCGACGCGGTGGCGGCGGCGTTGATCCTGCAGCCCTACCTAGATCGCCGCCGCCGGCCGTTGCCCGGCTCGGATGAAGGTGTTATGCTCCCTCCGTGACTGGCCGATCTGCGGGGAGGAGGGGGCTGCGGACGGCAAGGGCCGGTGGGCTTGGAGGTGTTCTGTGATTGAAGAAATGGAAGTGGTAACGCTGGAGGACGAGGACGGAATCGCGCACCGGTTCAGTGTGGTGGACATCGTGGAAGTCGAAGACCGTCGCTACGCCGTTCTGCTCCCTGAGGATGAGGAAGACGCGGCCGCGGTCATCTTCAGAGTGGAGACCCCCGAGCATCTTGTGCCGATTGAGGACGACGATGAACTGAGCCGCGTGGTGGCCGCGCTCGAGGAGACCGCCGGGTACGGGGAGATCATCCTTGAGGAGGGCGGCGAGGACCGCGATGACCTGGACGTTCTCGACGATCTGGCCGGCGAGGCCCAGGCCAACGGAGACCGGGCGGACGACGAGGATGAGGAGGACGAGTAGACTGCCCCGCGGCCTCCCATGATCGGTACGGGCGTCCTGTGCCGCATCAGGCTCCGGCGCGCGGTGTTGTCGGTGGGCATCGCGGTCGCCGGTGCCGTGTTTCTGGGCGCGGCGGCTGCCGCGCTCCTGTGGTGCGAGATGCGGCCTCCCGGAGGTCCGGACCGCTCCCGCACCGTGGTCGTGCCACCGGGGGAGACCACCTGGCAGATCGGCCGTCGTCTGGCCGAGGCCCGGGTCGTGCGTAGCGCGCGCGCCGTGGTGATTGCGGCGCGGCTGCGGCGCGTGGACGGCCGGCTCCGCAGCGGCGAGTACGCGCTCAGCCCGGCGCAGAGCGCCTGGCAGATCGTGGGCGTCCTGGCTCGGGGCGAAGCGATCCTGCACCGCATCACCATCCCAGAGGGGTTCACGGCGGCTCAGATCGCCGATGCCCTGGCAGAGGCCGGGCTGGCAGATCGCGATCGGTTTCTGGATCTGGCGTTGCGCTCGGAAGGATACCTCTTCCCCGACACCTACCTCCTGCCGCGTGGGCTTGGGGAGCCGGCGCTCGTCGCACGGTTCCTGGGCAGGTTCGATGCCGTGATCGGCGCCGATCTGCGCGAAGCGGCGCGCGCGCGGGGCCTGAGTCTCCACCAGCTCGTAACGGTGGCCTCCATGATCGAGCGGGAAGCCCGGGTTCCGGAGGAGCGCGCGGTGATCGCCGGCGTGATCTACAATAGACTGCGCCTGGGCATGCGCCTGGAGATAGACGCCACCGTGCTCTACGCGCTGGGGCGGCACAAGGCCGAGCTCGCGCTCGCGGACCTCGCGGTTGACTCGCCGTACAACACCTACCGGAATCCCGGTCTGCCGCCCGGACCGATCGCCAACCCTGGCCTGGCTGCGGTTGCCGCTGCCGCGGCACCGGCTGAGACACCGTTCCTGTACTATGTCCTGCGGCCCGACGGTTCCCACCACTTCAGCCGCACGCTGCGGGAGCACCAGGACGCGATCATACGGTACCGGAGATGAGCAACCTCCTGCGCCTGCTCGCGCCCCGGTACTGCGTTGACGCGGTGTTCGACCTTACGCCATCGCGGCTGCGGGCCTGGGGAATCGAGGCGCTCATGCTTGACCTGGACAACACACTTGTGGCCTGGGGCAAGAGCGAGCCGCCAGAGGAGGTTCTGGCCTGGCTGGAGGACCTCCGGCGGTCAGGCATCCCGGTCTGCCTCGTGTCCAACACCCTCTCGCGGCGGCTGCGCGCCGCCACCGTGGCCTTGGAGCTGCCGGCGGCACCGGGGAGATCGAAACCCAGCGCCGACAAGCTGCGCCGTGCGTTGCGCATCCTTGGTACCTCACCGGATCGAACGGCTATGGTAGGCGACCAGCTCTTCACGGACGTGCTGGCCGGGAACCGGCTCGGCATTCCCACCATCCTGACCGGGCCGCTGTCGCCGTACGAACCCCTGCGCGTTCGCTTCGTGAGGGCGATCGAGCGATTCGTGCTGCGCGCGCTCGCTCGCAAGGGAGTTGTGCCGGTCCGGCCGCAGGTCTGACCTTCCGGCTTCGCGGGCATACAGAGTGTGCCCTTCGAGATGCCTCGCGGGGTCAGCAAGGGGTGCGGGATGAACCCAGACACCAGGGTGGAGTGGTGGCCCCTCTACGTTCGGGCGCTGACCGCGCTGTTTGGAATCTCCGTGATCTTCACCGGCGTGCCGGCCGGGACCACAATCGCGTCGCCACTCACCGTGGCGCTGCTACTCGTGCTGCTGGTCGCCGCGGGCCTGCCCAGCGTGGTGGCGCCACGTCGGATCGGCGGGTTTCCCCTAGCACGCCACTCCGGGATCATGCTGGAGCTGCTCGTTGTATCCCTCATCGTGTTCGAGACCGGGGGCAAGACCAGCTTCTTCTACTTCCTGTACGTGCCGGTTCTGATCTTGGCGACGGCCGGTCGTGGGATCGTCGCCGGCGTGATCAGCGGCTGGGTGGCCGCGACGGGCTTTGCGATCGCCGCAGGCCTGGAGAGCGGGACGGCAGCCGGTTCGCTCCCGCGCGGCATGCTTCTGGTCCTGGCCGGCGTCTTGATCGGGATAATCGAAGAGCGCCGGGCCGAAGGCGCGGCGTCGGTCCTGCACGGCGTCGAGGCGCTGACACGGCAGGCGAGCACAGCCGCCGAGTTGCGCGCGGCTGTCACAACAATGGCTCCGCTGGACCTGGCCGGCCGTGCCCGTCATCTCCTGGAGCGATCGCTGCGCCTGGCCGATGCCAGTCACGGGCTCGTGGTGATGCTCGATGGCGACGGACAGCCGGTCGTCGAGGCCGGCATCGGCGCAGATGGTGTGGCCCGGGCCGCGGGTGATCACCTCCCGGCGACCGGCGTTCTCGGCATCGTGCTTCGATCAGGGTTGTCCCAGACGGTGGCGGACGCGGGCAGGGACGCGGGCTGGGCCGGCGTTCTTGGGGAGGACGGCGCGCGCTCTGCCGCCCTGATTCCGCTCGCCCTGCAGGGCACGCCGTTTGGTGCCCTCCTGCTGGCGCGCCACGATCTCAGGTTGTTTGCCGGCGATCAAACCGAAGCGGCGCGTGCACTGGCCGAGACGGCCGCGCCCCTACTGTGGGACGCCCGGGCCGTGGCGCAGTCTCGCGATTTCATGTTGAGCACCGTGAGGACCCTGGCCGCGGCCCTGGAGGCCAAGGACCCTTATACGCGGGGCCACTCGCAGCGTGTCGCGACCTGTGCCGTTGCCATCGCGACAGACCTTGGGCTCCCTACGGAGGAGATAGAGCGGATCCGCTGGGCGAGCATGCTGCACGACATCGGGAAGATCGCCACACCGGAGGCCATCCTGCGCAAGCGCGGCTCGCTGACCGATGAGGAACGGGCGGTGATGAACCAGCACCCCGAGCGCGGCGCCAGCATCCTGAGAGAGATGCCTCCATTCAAGCCGCTGGCCGATGACGTTCACTACCACCAGGAGGCCTACGACGGGACTGGCTACCCCGAAGGGCTGGCCGGTACTGAGATCCCGCTCGGCGCGCGCATCATCCGCGTGGCGGACACGTTCGATGCCGTGACTTCGCACCGTCCCTACCGTCCAAGCCGATCCGTGGAAGAGGCGATAGCCGAGCTGCAGAGGATGGCTGGGAACACGCTCGATCCGGTGCTCGTGGAGGTGTTTCTCCGCGTCCTGAGGGAGAAGCCTCCCTTTGAGATCCAGCTGCGCCTGTGGCGGGAGCGCTCGTAGTGCGGGCTGGTCAGAAATCGTGGGCGGAGGCGGCCGCGACCGTTGTGTTCTGGCCGGCCCTGGCGCGAGCCAGGGCCTCCTCGGCTCGCTCCAGCAGTTCCTGGGAGTTGTCGGCGTCTTGAGGGTAGCACGCCAGGCCGATGCTCACGGTGAGGGTCAGCGGATATGGGTGGCCCGGGGGTACAAACAAGGTGCGCTCGACCGACCCGCGAATGCGCTCCGCCAGGGCAAACGCTCCCTCCAGAGAGGCCTCGGGCAGTATCAAACCGAACCTCCCAGAGCCCAGAGCAGCCCGGAGGTCAACCACCCGTGTCTCGTTCGTAAGGATGTTGGCAAGATGCACGGTCAGGGCCCGGTCGGCCTCGCTTCCAAGGGTGTCACCGATCTCTTCTTCCTGGTCAACCGCAACCAGGGCCACCGCGAAGGAGCGCTTGAACCGGCGGCTCCGCGTCAACTCGCGCTCTGCCGCTGTTGCGAAGTGCGTCGCCTTGAACAGGCCCGTCTGTGAGTCAACGATGATCTGGTGCCGCGCTCGCTCGCGCAACTCGTCGAGGTGGCCCTGCACGGCAAGGCCTCTGCGCGACCACTGGCGCTCGTACCGCTGGATCACCTCGAGGATGCCCGATGAGATCAGGCGGTTGAGGAAGTTGACGACGTCGGGATCCTGGTCGCCGGCCGCCGGGTCACTGGAGAGTAAGTCAAGCACTGTGGGCTTGGCCTCCAGGAGGGCGCGGATCACCTCCTCCAGCGGCGTCTCCAGGGCAAGCGCTTCCCCGCTGAATCTGCCGGCGAATTCGATGAAGGGCTCTACCTGTCCGGCGGCAGCCGCCTCGGCAAGAGCGTCCATACCGGCCTGGGTATGCCGCTCTATTCGCTCGCCGTCCTGCCAGATCTGCCCGCGCGTGGGAGCGGCCACGAGGTTGCGGGCCCAGTGCGCCGCCAGCAGCCGGCGCCGCGTGCGAATGAGGTCAAGGACAACACGGTTCATCGGGGCATCTTCCCGGTATGTTACGATGGTGGGCAGCGCAACTCCTGTAACGCAGGGAAGGATGATGCCGCGGTGAACGGTCTGTGTGGCGCGGGCGGACCATGAGCACGAGGCTGAGGGGCATCCTGCAGGGGTTGGTAGGCGACGACACGCGGGCAGTTGTACTGCTTGGCGCCGACGGCCGCGCGGTTGAGACCGTGGTGAAGGGCGGCGCCCATGACCCGAGCACGTTGTCCGACGACCTGGTCGCGCTGTTCAAGGTTGGCGCCTACTGCGCCCGCAAGATGGACGGGGGCGAGATGGACTACCTGGCCGTGACCACCGAGAGCCTGGCCCTGCTCGTTGCGGCAGTTGGACCGGCGCACTACCTGGCGGCGGTACTGGATGCGGGCGGTAACGTCGCCCGCGCCCGGCTGGCGATCCGTCGGTGCAAAGCCGAGATCACGGAAGAACTGGGATGAGAAGAACCCTTTGCCTTCTGGCCGTCTGGCTTGCCGTCCTGGCATTGCTTCCCGCGGGCGCGGCCGGCGGCACGGTCAGGTCCGATGCGCTGCGCGAGGGAGCGGCGCTGTTCGCGCGGGGCAGGATGGCCGAGGCCGAGGCAGTCTTCGCTCGCGCCGTGAGCCGCCATCCTGGTTCGGCACACGGCTGGCTTTGGCTGGGTGTGGTCCAGTTCCACGCGGGCGACAACGAGCGGGCCGAGCGGTCGTTCTCCCGGGCGGTTCGACTCTCGCCGCGCGACGGCTTGATGCTGCTCTGGTGGGGTCACGCGCTGGTTCGGACAGAGCGCACCGCGGAGGCCGGTACGGCGTTCCGGCACGCCCTGCTGGCGCGATCCCCGGCCCAGGTCCGCGACCTAGCCCACCAGGCGTTACGCGCGCTGGGTCCGTTGCCGCACCCCGCAGCGCAGGCTCCGCCGGGACAGGCCCCGGTCGAGCCGCCCTTGGGCGCGCCTCCCAGCGCGCCGCCTTGGGTGCTGGACGCGGCGAGCTACAATGCCATCGCCCGCTTCTACAACCCGCGCCTCACGCACGAGCAGTCGGTTGCCATCGGCCAGGCGCTTCTGGGTTACAGCAGGCACTTCAACGTTGACCCTCGCCTGGTGGTCGCCCTCGTGGTTATCGAGTCCGGATTCCAGCCCGCGGCGCGATCGCGGGCCGGCGCGATAGGATTGGGCCAGCTCATGCCGGCCACCGCCCGCTCGCTCGGGGTGGACGCCTGGGACCCGGTGCAGAACCTCTATGGAGCCATTCGGTACCTGCGCGGCAATCTTGATCGTTTCGGTTGGAGCAATGCCCACCTGGCGCTGGCGGCCTACAACGCGGGCCGGGGCGCGGTTGAGAAGCACGAGGGAATCCCCCCGTACGCGGAAACCCAGTGGTATGTGACGAACATATCAGGTCTATACCGCCGGCTCCTGACGATCCCGGGCGAAAGCCTGGAACTCTCACGGCGGCTCTAGGCAAGTTAGGGAGGGACTAGGCGGAGTCTCGAGTGGGAAGATAGCCAGTAGCAAGCAGCCTCCGAACGGGCAAACCCGCCGTGAGGCGGGGACGCAAAGCCAACAGGGCCTGGAAGACCCAGGTTGCGGGTTTCCAGGTCGGCTGGGTTGCCGAAGGGGAGGTACTCCCAGCCTTCCGGCCCCAGCCGGGAGGCGTTTGTATCATGGAGAACGTCAAAGGGTATCGCACAGTGGAAACCCTCCGCATTCAGTGCAACGAGGCCATCCAGGCCGGGGCGGCCCTCTTCGCCGGGATGTGCGGCGACGAAGTGGATCTGGACCTGCTTGTGGCGTACCTGGCCGCGCGCGGCTTCGACGGTGGCGTAATAGTTGGAGATCAGGAGGCCGACGGCGTGCTCTGGTTCCAGGAGGGTACGCCCCGCGAGGTGTGGGTGTTCGAGGCGGGCGACAT
This DNA window, taken from Armatimonadota bacterium, encodes the following:
- the ruvX gene encoding Holliday junction resolvase RuvX, which gives rise to MRHPEGPRVLAIDPGERRLGIAISDPMGRIALPLEVRGRKGWSGDLAYVRKLVETYGVAEVVVGRPLTASGTVGSQAESAARFALRLRAALRIPVVEVDERFSTAGADRAMREGGAGGRERRRKRDAVAAALILQPYLDRRRRPLPGSDEGVMLPP
- a CDS encoding DUF1292 domain-containing protein, which translates into the protein MIEEMEVVTLEDEDGIAHRFSVVDIVEVEDRRYAVLLPEDEEDAAAVIFRVETPEHLVPIEDDDELSRVVAALEETAGYGEIILEEGGEDRDDLDVLDDLAGEAQANGDRADDEDEEDE
- the mltG gene encoding endolytic transglycosylase MltG, coding for MIGTGVLCRIRLRRAVLSVGIAVAGAVFLGAAAAALLWCEMRPPGGPDRSRTVVVPPGETTWQIGRRLAEARVVRSARAVVIAARLRRVDGRLRSGEYALSPAQSAWQIVGVLARGEAILHRITIPEGFTAAQIADALAEAGLADRDRFLDLALRSEGYLFPDTYLLPRGLGEPALVARFLGRFDAVIGADLREAARARGLSLHQLVTVASMIEREARVPEERAVIAGVIYNRLRLGMRLEIDATVLYALGRHKAELALADLAVDSPYNTYRNPGLPPGPIANPGLAAVAAAAAPAETPFLYYVLRPDGSHHFSRTLREHQDAIIRYRR
- a CDS encoding YqeG family HAD IIIA-type phosphatase, encoding MSNLLRLLAPRYCVDAVFDLTPSRLRAWGIEALMLDLDNTLVAWGKSEPPEEVLAWLEDLRRSGIPVCLVSNTLSRRLRAATVALELPAAPGRSKPSADKLRRALRILGTSPDRTAMVGDQLFTDVLAGNRLGIPTILTGPLSPYEPLRVRFVRAIERFVLRALARKGVVPVRPQV
- a CDS encoding HD domain-containing protein — encoded protein: MPRGVSKGCGMNPDTRVEWWPLYVRALTALFGISVIFTGVPAGTTIASPLTVALLLVLLVAAGLPSVVAPRRIGGFPLARHSGIMLELLVVSLIVFETGGKTSFFYFLYVPVLILATAGRGIVAGVISGWVAATGFAIAAGLESGTAAGSLPRGMLLVLAGVLIGIIEERRAEGAASVLHGVEALTRQASTAAELRAAVTTMAPLDLAGRARHLLERSLRLADASHGLVVMLDGDGQPVVEAGIGADGVARAAGDHLPATGVLGIVLRSGLSQTVADAGRDAGWAGVLGEDGARSAALIPLALQGTPFGALLLARHDLRLFAGDQTEAARALAETAAPLLWDARAVAQSRDFMLSTVRTLAAALEAKDPYTRGHSQRVATCAVAIATDLGLPTEEIERIRWASMLHDIGKIATPEAILRKRGSLTDEERAVMNQHPERGASILREMPPFKPLADDVHYHQEAYDGTGYPEGLAGTEIPLGARIIRVADTFDAVTSHRPYRPSRSVEEAIAELQRMAGNTLDPVLVEVFLRVLREKPPFEIQLRLWRERS
- a CDS encoding diguanylate cyclase, which gives rise to MNRVVLDLIRTRRRLLAAHWARNLVAAPTRGQIWQDGERIERHTQAGMDALAEAAAAGQVEPFIEFAGRFSGEALALETPLEEVIRALLEAKPTVLDLLSSDPAAGDQDPDVVNFLNRLISSGILEVIQRYERQWSRRGLAVQGHLDELRERARHQIIVDSQTGLFKATHFATAAERELTRSRRFKRSFAVALVAVDQEEEIGDTLGSEADRALTVHLANILTNETRVVDLRAALGSGRFGLILPEASLEGAFALAERIRGSVERTLFVPPGHPYPLTLTVSIGLACYPQDADNSQELLERAEEALARARAGQNTTVAAASAHDF